A single window of Candidatus Caldatribacterium sp. DNA harbors:
- a CDS encoding SDR family oxidoreductase codes for MHDFSGKNVVVTGGAQGIGRAIAEAFLEASASVAIWDVDEEALGELEETWKEWKNRCVLVTCDVSSLSDVEKAARKVRESMGFVDVLVNNAGIFIGKPLEELTEEEWDRVLGVNLKGIFLATKYLLPLFRENGAIINIASTRALMSEPHTEPYSASKGGVLALTHALAISLSERKIRVNAISPGWIETSLWKKCSLRKEPSLRPIDHLQHPAGRVGTPEDIAAACLFLASPASGFITGTNLIIDGGMTVKMIYAP; via the coding sequence ATGCATGACTTTTCAGGAAAAAATGTCGTTGTCACCGGAGGCGCCCAGGGGATAGGGAGAGCCATTGCAGAGGCTTTCCTTGAGGCTTCTGCCTCGGTGGCCATCTGGGACGTGGATGAGGAAGCCCTCGGGGAACTCGAGGAAACCTGGAAGGAATGGAAGAATCGGTGCGTTCTTGTAACCTGCGACGTTTCTTCTCTTTCCGACGTGGAAAAAGCGGCCCGAAAAGTCCGGGAGAGCATGGGATTCGTTGATGTTCTTGTCAATAACGCTGGGATCTTCATCGGGAAACCCCTTGAGGAGCTTACGGAGGAAGAATGGGACCGGGTCCTCGGGGTGAACCTGAAGGGCATCTTTCTTGCCACCAAGTACCTCCTGCCTCTTTTTCGGGAAAACGGGGCCATCATCAACATCGCCTCCACAAGAGCCCTCATGTCCGAGCCCCATACCGAACCGTACTCGGCCTCAAAGGGCGGAGTCCTTGCCCTGACTCACGCTCTGGCGATTTCCCTGAGCGAGCGGAAAATCCGGGTGAACGCCATAAGCCCCGGGTGGATTGAGACTTCGCTCTGGAAAAAGTGTTCCCTCCGGAAAGAGCCATCCCTCCGCCCCATCGACCACCTCCAGCACCCCGCAGGACGGGTGGGGACCCCGGAGGACATTGCCGCTGCGTGCCTCTTCCTTGCCTCACCCGCTTCGGGCTTCATCACCGGAACGAATCTCATTATCGATGGGGGCATGACGGTAAAGATGATCTATGCCCCCTGA